Genomic window (Flavobacterium oreochromis):
ATTATGATACTTTACAAGCGGTAGGAGCTGATGCGAATAGTAATTTAATATTATTACCCAACTCACCCCAAGCAGCAACAGATATGCTTAATAATATGATAGCAAGTTTTGCAGCTTCAAATCAAATTTCAGATGCAATGAAAAAAGGTACAAAAAGAAAAATAGAAGAACAGAATACAAAGATATTTCCAGCTGAAAATTTTGGAGATAATGATTCTCCTGAAAGAATTTAATTTACTCAAAACTCATTTTAAAACCATCAATCAAAAATTGGTGGTTTTTTTATTTAGTAACTATAAAATAATAAAAACTTCAAATAAATCCATTTAAAAGGTTTTTTATAAGTAAAACATAACAGAACCTCATTCTTTTTTTTTATTAGCTAAAAATCAAATTATGAAAGTCAATTTTAGAAATAAAATTTATTAAAATACATTTTTAAATAATAAAAATTTATTATTTAAAAAATTTATAATTTAATAAAAAATAAAAGGTTTTATAAATAAAAAAACAAATAAAACTTAAATAAAAGGTTTTAAGAAACTTTTAATAGATAAAAGATAAATCCACACCAGACTTCTTTTTTATTAGCTAAAATTGAAATTATGAAAGCTTAATGTTATAAATAAATATTATTTTTAAAAATAAAATAATAATAAAAAATTATAATTTATAAAATTTATGCAATTCATTAATACATATAATTTTATTTATAGATTTTTAAAAAAATTAAAATAAAAGGTTTTAAGGGATTTTTAATAAATAAGAGATAAAATCATACCAGACTTTTTTTTTATTAGCTAAAATTTAAATTATGAAAGTTTATTTTTTCACACAAATTTATCATTTATGAAATAATTATAAAAAATAATTATTATTTACAAAATTTATAAAAAATAAAATACTTATAAGTATTTTATAAATAAAAAAGCCAGTAAATAATTTACTGGCTTTTTTATTTAATTATTCTTTAACGATCTTGGTAAAACTTTTTATATTTTGTTCATACGTCACTTCAAGTAAATACATTCCTTTTTGTAGATGATCTAAATTAATACTTGAGTTATCAAAATAGACAGGAAAATGTTTACCTGTAAGATCGGTTAAAGTAACTAATTTAATAGAACTTCCAATTTTAGAGGTAACAATTTCTTTAGCTGGATTAGGAAAAAATTGATTATCAACTATTTGAAATCCTTGATTTGACAATAGATCTAACTGACCTGCTTTTATACTTTGTCCTGCTACATCATTATAAGCATAACTTTTTAAGGTAATAGTATTACCATTTTTATTTACTAAAATCCAGCCATAATGCCAACTATTAGCTAATTTAAACTTACAACCAATATACGAATCACCTTGAGGAAAAAAATCAACAGGATTGGCCCATGAAGGATCTATATAAGCATCTGCTTGAGCACCAAATATGCTAGAACTTGAAATAGTAGTATCAAAACTCAAAAATTTCATCACATCCCAACCATATCCTGAATCAAATGTACCTGTAGTAACAAAGTTTACCATATTAGGATCAAAAAAACTTTCGACAGAATTGTTCATATATTGCATGGTGAATTCTGGTACATTATCATTATTAAAATCAAGATCAACAAAAGTATTTAACGAAAAAGTAAAATCATTAATATCACGAACTACTATAGCTGCTTGAGAATTCCAATAAAATAAGAGACTAAAAAGTCCTAATGTAATTTTTTTCATAGGCTAATTTTTTAATTTGACATATAAATGTATAAAAAAAACACTTGATATTCATCAAGTGCTTAAAATTTAATTTCATCATGGTTTATTCACTAATCTTAGCCCATGTATCTTTAAGTCCTACAGTTTTATTAAAAACTAATTTTTCCATAGAAGAATCTTTGTCTACGCAGAAATAGCCCAAACGTTGAAACTGAAACTGATCTAATTCCTTAACATCTGCTAAGCTAGGTTCAAGATAACCTGTAATGATTTGCAATGAATTAGGATTAATAAATTCTTTAAAATCAACTTCTTTATTTCCATCAGGACTTTCATGAGTAAATAAACGGTCGTAAACACGTATTTCAGCTGGTATTGCATGAGTTTGAGAAACCCAATGAATAGTTCCCTTTACTTTACGCTTAGAAGCTTCTGTACCACTTCCAGAACGAGAATCAGGATCATAAGTTGCATGAATTTCCGTAATATTTCCATTTTCGTCTTTTATTACTGATTCTGCTTTAATGATATAGGCATTTTTAAGTCGGACTTCACCATCTAATTTTAAACGAAAAAACTTTTTATCTGCTTCTTCTTTAAAATCCTCTCTTTCAATGTATAAAACTTTAGAAAAAGGTACTTTTCTATAAGTCATGATTTCTTCTTCAGGATTATTTTCAGCTTCTAACCATTCTTCTTGTCCTTCTGGATAATTAGTAATGACTAATTTAACAGGATCTAAAACTGCCATAACACGAGGTGCAGTTTTATTTAAATCCTCTCTTACACAGAATTCTAATAAAGAAACATCAATTAAATTAGTTCGTTTAGCAATACCTATTGTTTTAGCAAAATTTCTTATAGATTCTGGTGTATAACCGCGACGACGCATACCTGAAATGGTACTCATACGAGGATCATCCCAACCTGTTACATGTCCTTCTTGTACTAATTGTAATAGTTTGCGCTTAGAAACGACTGTATGTGATAGATTTCTACGTGCAAATTCACGTTGCTTAGGTCTTACCTTCGAATTATCATAAATAGCGTTTAGAAACCAATCATATAATTCTCTATGAGGTAAAAATTCTAATGTACAGAATGAATGAGAAACTTGTTCCATATAATCACTTTCACCATGTGCCCAATCATACATAGGATATATACACCATTGATTACCAGTACGATGATGATGTTCGTGCATAATACGATACATGATAGGATCACGCATTAACATATTAGAAGAAGCCATATCAATTTTAGCACGCAAAACATAAGAACCATTAGGAAATTCACCGTTTTTCATACGTGTAAATAAATCTAAATTTTCTTCGACAGAACGATCTCTATTAGGGCTATTTTCACCTGGTTGCGTAGGTGTGCCTTTTAATCTAGCCATTTCTTCGGATGACAAGTTATCAACATAAGCTTTACCCTTTTTTATCAATTCTATAGCCCAATCATATAATTCTTGAAAATAATCAGATGCGTAACATTCTTTATCCCATTTAAATCCAAGCCATTCTACATCACGCTTTATAGCATCTACATATTCTTGCTCTTCTTTAGAAGGATTTGTATCATCAAAACGCAAATTTACAGGCGCATTATAATCTAATCCTAATCCAAAATTTAAACAAATAGCACTTGCGTGTCCAACATGTAAGTATCCATTAGGTTCAGGTGGAAAACGAAAGCGTAATTTATCATTAGACAAACCATTATTTAAGTCTTCTTCAATGATTTGTTCTATAAAATTCAATGATTTTTCTGTACTCGACATTGTTTTTTATCTTTTTAGCAAAGATAAAAAAAAGTTTAAAGTTTAGTGTTTAAAGTTTCATATAAACATTGAACTTTGCAATATTAAAAAACATTAAATTACATAATAATGGGAATTATCAAGTTAAAAAACATACGAACCTATTCGTATCATGGTTGTTTAATAGAAGAAAGTAAAATAGGTAGTAACTATCGTGTAGATTTAGAAATAGAAGCTGATTTATCAAAATCAGCTATAAGTGATCGTTTGGTAGATACTGTAGACTATGTACATTTAAACAAAATAGTAGTAGAAGAAATGGCTATTCGATCAGAACTTTTAGAACATGTAGCACAAAGAATTATAGATAGAATACTAAAAGAACTTCTATTAGTAGAAAAAGTTACCGTAGAAGTAGCAAAAATTAATCCACCTATAGGTGGTGATGTTCAAGAAGTTACTATTTTAATAACAAAAAAAAGATAAACTTTTAGCTCAAAGGCTTTTAAAATATAAACTTTTCACTATATTTGCAGTCGCAATGGCGTCGTGGCCGAGCGGCTAGGCACCGGTCTGCAAAACCGTCTACCCCGGTTCGAATCCGGGCGATGCCTCTGAAACCTTCCAATTATTTTGGGAGGTTTTTTTTATTTATAATTTCAAATTTAATAATAGATTAAGTTTTACTACGTTAGAACCTAAAAAATTTAGAAAATGATTCAATTGGTCAAAAGATTAATTTTCTAAAAACTGATAATAAAATTTATAAAGCAGTAAATAAACGAACTCCCTAACAAGGAGTTTTTTTATGGGAATAATAAAATAAAAAAAGGTCTGATTGCTCAGACCTTTTACCCTTTGGCGGAGAAAGAGGGATTCGAACCCCCGGACCTGTTACAGTCAACAGTTTTCAAGACTGCCGCATTCGACCACTCTGCCATTTCTCCAGTATGTTTCGCTTTACTTCCGTATTGCGAGTGCAAATATAAGACAGTTTTTTATATTTGCAAACTACTTTTACGATCTTATTTAAAAAATAATTAATGTTTTTTTATAAGCATCTAAAAAATAGAACATTATAAGGATAAAAAAAATTAAACTTTTTTAATTTTTATCATAGGAGTCTTTAAAATAGCTAGATTTAAATCTGACAAGAAAGTAATTTTATGAATTTGAATAAGTGTTGCCTTATCCTTATTTAGGATAGCTTGATATACATCGGCTGGAATTTTATTACCTTTAATCTCAAAACTATCTAAAAATTCACCTATCGTATTAGTTAAATGTAAACGAAAGCCTGTAACTGTAATATTGTAATCTAATAAGAAATCTATTAGTTTAAAAGTAATTTCAGCATTTAATAATTCTTTTGTTGGAATTTCTAAAACACAATCACTATTAATACATCCTTTTTGATTAACTAATAAAGCTGCCAATGGTAAATCTTTTACCCGTAAAATATGTTCTTCAATTACTTTTGTACTATCAGATGTATTAATTTCCACAAATACTTTCGTTTCCTTGCCATTTTTAGGCTGAAGGGTATAATTACCATCTGGACTTTGAAAAAGTGCTTCTCCTTTAATTTTATAAGGTTTTGATTCTTTTACTTGAATAGATATGGGATTAGGAATTCCTTTGTATACAATATTTAATTTATTTAATCCTATTAAGGAAAGATTTGGTTTTGATATACTAATAGAATCATTTTGACTATAAATAGCATAAGGTAAAAGAATTAAAAGTAATAATTTTTTCATGTTAGTTTATTTTAGATTAGGGCATTATTTATTTGGCATGAAGTTACTAAAATAAGTAGTTTTATTATTAGTATAATTAAAAAAAGAGTAATGTTTCAATTACTCTTTTTCTATTTTTTCTATTGTATCTTTTACAAATTGTTTATCGGAGGGGAACCAACCTTGGGCTAATAATATAGTGCCAAAAATTATTAATAATATAGCACTTACTTTTTTAATTTTTATAATATTAACAGGAGTTAGTTTAGAACGTAATTGTTTTGCTGCTAATATTTTACAAACATCAGTAGTTAAATAAGAAATTATAACAGTAGTAAAAAACCAGAAGACATTTGAACTATCCATTTCTAAACGAGGACCAAAGGTTATAATAATCAATAACCAAAAT
Coding sequences:
- a CDS encoding T9SS type A sorting domain-containing protein, with product MKKITLGLFSLLFYWNSQAAIVVRDINDFTFSLNTFVDLDFNNDNVPEFTMQYMNNSVESFFDPNMVNFVTTGTFDSGYGWDVMKFLSFDTTISSSSIFGAQADAYIDPSWANPVDFFPQGDSYIGCKFKLANSWHYGWILVNKNGNTITLKSYAYNDVAGQSIKAGQLDLLSNQGFQIVDNQFFPNPAKEIVTSKIGSSIKLVTLTDLTGKHFPVYFDNSSINLDHLQKGMYLLEVTYEQNIKSFTKIVKE
- a CDS encoding glutamine--tRNA ligase/YqeY domain fusion protein, producing MSSTEKSLNFIEQIIEEDLNNGLSNDKLRFRFPPEPNGYLHVGHASAICLNFGLGLDYNAPVNLRFDDTNPSKEEQEYVDAIKRDVEWLGFKWDKECYASDYFQELYDWAIELIKKGKAYVDNLSSEEMARLKGTPTQPGENSPNRDRSVEENLDLFTRMKNGEFPNGSYVLRAKIDMASSNMLMRDPIMYRIMHEHHHRTGNQWCIYPMYDWAHGESDYMEQVSHSFCTLEFLPHRELYDWFLNAIYDNSKVRPKQREFARRNLSHTVVSKRKLLQLVQEGHVTGWDDPRMSTISGMRRRGYTPESIRNFAKTIGIAKRTNLIDVSLLEFCVREDLNKTAPRVMAVLDPVKLVITNYPEGQEEWLEAENNPEEEIMTYRKVPFSKVLYIEREDFKEEADKKFFRLKLDGEVRLKNAYIIKAESVIKDENGNITEIHATYDPDSRSGSGTEASKRKVKGTIHWVSQTHAIPAEIRVYDRLFTHESPDGNKEVDFKEFINPNSLQIITGYLEPSLADVKELDQFQFQRLGYFCVDKDSSMEKLVFNKTVGLKDTWAKISE
- the folB gene encoding dihydroneopterin aldolase translates to MGIIKLKNIRTYSYHGCLIEESKIGSNYRVDLEIEADLSKSAISDRLVDTVDYVHLNKIVVEEMAIRSELLEHVAQRIIDRILKELLLVEKVTVEVAKINPPIGGDVQEVTILITKKR
- a CDS encoding GldM family protein translates to MKKLLLLILLPYAIYSQNDSISISKPNLSLIGLNKLNIVYKGIPNPISIQVKESKPYKIKGEALFQSPDGNYTLQPKNGKETKVFVEINTSDSTKVIEEHILRVKDLPLAALLVNQKGCINSDCVLEIPTKELLNAEITFKLIDFLLDYNITVTGFRLHLTNTIGEFLDSFEIKGNKIPADVYQAILNKDKATLIQIHKITFLSDLNLAILKTPMIKIKKV